From Actinopolymorpha cephalotaxi, one genomic window encodes:
- a CDS encoding DUF6069 family protein has product MTTTLNTARITTSRFATLPVTGVAAAAVASVATMTVAAAGHAAGISLDMAGAPIPVTGFGVLTAGFSLIGLVIAVALARWARHPRRAFVRTTVALLALSFVPDILADAAPATKALLMLTHLVAAAIVVPAIARRLAG; this is encoded by the coding sequence ATGACCACCACGCTGAACACTGCCCGGATCACCACCTCCCGCTTCGCCACCCTTCCGGTGACCGGGGTGGCCGCCGCGGCGGTCGCGAGCGTCGCCACGATGACCGTCGCCGCCGCCGGCCACGCCGCGGGGATCAGTTTGGACATGGCCGGAGCCCCGATCCCGGTCACCGGCTTCGGCGTGCTGACGGCCGGCTTCTCGTTGATCGGCCTGGTCATCGCCGTGGCGCTGGCGCGTTGGGCCCGGCACCCGCGGCGGGCGTTCGTCCGTACGACCGTTGCGCTGCTCGCCCTCTCGTTCGTCCCGGACATCCTCGCGGACGCCGCCCCGGCCACCAAGGCGCTGTTGATGCTCACCCACCTGGTCGCGGCGGCGATCGTGGTC
- a CDS encoding DUF7144 family membrane protein, whose protein sequence is MTDMGRRDTGAGAQEKRAEIPEQAQRGEVTTSSAEAPAGRMTAETEVTRSAGGEGLGWIMFAGAVLITVGVFEAIWGLTALFRTTYFVVPSSGLVVSFNYTAWGWVHIGLAVLLVATGLAVLAGQRWARYVGICLAALGMIANFLTFAAFPFWSLVMVAVDILVIYALSVRGHEMEKLRT, encoded by the coding sequence ATGACCGACATGGGACGGCGCGACACCGGCGCCGGTGCGCAGGAGAAGCGGGCGGAGATACCGGAGCAGGCCCAGCGGGGTGAGGTCACCACCTCCTCCGCCGAAGCGCCGGCCGGGCGGATGACCGCCGAAACGGAAGTGACACGATCGGCCGGCGGCGAAGGACTCGGCTGGATCATGTTCGCGGGAGCGGTGCTGATCACGGTAGGCGTGTTCGAGGCGATCTGGGGCCTGACCGCACTTTTCCGGACGACGTACTTCGTGGTTCCGTCCAGCGGGCTCGTCGTTTCCTTCAACTACACCGCATGGGGATGGGTCCACATCGGGCTTGCCGTGCTGTTGGTCGCGACCGGACTGGCGGTGCTCGCGGGTCAGCGGTGGGCACGCTACGTCGGTATCTGCCTGGCGGCTCTGGGCATGATCGCGAACTTCCTGACGTTCGCGGCCTTCCCGTTCTGGTCGCTGGTGATGGTCGCCGTCGACATTCTCGTCA